One stretch of Gadus macrocephalus chromosome 12, ASM3116895v1 DNA includes these proteins:
- the dr1 gene encoding protein Dr1 yields the protein MASSSGNDDDLTIPRAAINKMIKETLPNVRVANDARELVVNCCTEFIHLVSSEANEICNKSEKKTISPEHVINALESLGFGSYITEVKDVLQECKSVALKRRKASSRLENLGIPEEELLRQQQELFAKARQQQAELAQQEWLQMQQAAEQAHMAATSASAGQQAGSSQDEDDDDDICL from the exons ATGGCGTCCTCCTCCGGCAACGACGACGACCTGACCATCCCCCGCGCGGCGATCAACAAAATGATCAAGGAGACTCTTCCGAACGTGCGCGTGGCCAACGACGCCAGGGAGCTGGTGGTGAACTGCTGCACAGAATTCATCCATCTGGTCTCCTCTGAGGCTAACGAGATATGCAACAAGTCTGAGAAGAAAACCATATCTCCCGAGCACGTGATCAACG CTCTGGAGAGCCTGGGCTTTGGGTCGTACATCACCGAGGTGAAGGACGTCCTTCAGGAGTGTAAATCCGTAGCCCTGAAGAGACGAAAGGCCAGCTCCCGACTAGAGAACCTGGGCATTCCGGAGGAAGAGCTGCTCAGGCAGCAACAGGAGCTGTTTGCCAAG GCGCGCCAGCAGCAGGCAGAGCTGGCCCAGCAGGAGTGGCTGCAGATGCAGCAGGCCGCAGAGCAGGCCCACATGGCCGCCACCTCGGCCAGTGCTGGCCAGCAAGCCGGCTCCTCCCAGGacgaagacgacgacgacgatatatgtttataa
- the gng12b gene encoding guanine nucleotide-binding protein G(I)/G(S)/G(O) subunit gamma-12, which produces MPNVKVQSSSGLAQARRSVQQLRQEACMERIKVSKASSDLMHFCREQAKYDPLLNGIPASENPFKEKKPCAIL; this is translated from the exons ATGCCCAACGTTAAGGTGCAGAGCTCCAGTGGCCTGGCCCAGGCCCGTCGCAGCGTCCAGCAGCTCAGGCAGGAGGCCTGCATGGAGAGGATCAAG GTGTCCAAGGCGTCTTCAGACCTCATGCACTTCTGCCGGGAGCAGGCCAAGTACGATCCCCTGCTCAATGGCATCCCTGCCTCCGAAAACCCCTTCAAGGAGAAGAAGCCATGCGCCATTTTGTAG